In a genomic window of Lycium ferocissimum isolate CSIRO_LF1 chromosome 9, AGI_CSIRO_Lferr_CH_V1, whole genome shotgun sequence:
- the LOC132030182 gene encoding uncharacterized protein LOC132030182: MKSVLFRTGSGSIPVQTPVIPGSPRVSHIGKVFNVEKKKKKKKGSSSPMISLSIRRTSSESDVIRSAIEGSGVTRTLSKLGSSSLPAVIPEEDCGNSELEILRSTIGSLSLTEDRQSDWPRSGIPIDELGFPGGGIGKNRKFGGGFGGRDESSDPRKIGEYYKEMLNADPMNSLLLRNYGKYLHEVERDYVKAEECYGRAILANPGDGEVLSLYGKLVWDTQRDESRAKSYFDQAVHASPDDCTVLGSYAHFMWEAEEEDDDDKEEVEKETLAAGAAMIAAY; the protein is encoded by the exons ATGAAGAGTGTCCTTTTCCGAACCGGTTCCGGCTCAATTCCGGTCCAAACACCGGTAATTCCCGGTTCACCGAGAGTCTCTCATATCGGCAAAGTGTTTAACgtagagaagaagaagaagaagaaaaaaggatcTTCTTCTCCTATGATCTCTCTGAGTATACGCCGGACTTCATCTGAATCCGATGTGATCCGATCGGCGATTGAAGGTTCCGGTGTAACTAGGACGTTGAGTAAGCTTGGATCGTCATCATTACCGGCAGTAATTCCAGAGGAAGATTGCGGTAATTCTGAGTTGGAGATTCTGCGAAGTACTATTGGATCCCTCAGTTTGACGGAAGATCGACAGAGTGATTGGCCGAGGAGCGGTATTCCGATCGATGAGCTTGGATTTCCAGGTGGTGGAATCGGCAAAAATAGAAAGTTTGGCGGTGGCTTTGGCGGTCGAGATGAATCCTCGGATCCGAGGAAAATCGGAGAATATTATAAGGAAATGTTGAATGCAGATCCTATGAATTCTCTTCTTCTCAGAAACTATGGCAAGTACTTGCATGAG GTAGAGAGAGATTATGTGAAAGCTGAAGAGTGCTACGGAAGAGCTATACTAGCAAATCCTGGAGATGGAGAAGTGCTTTCTCTGTATGGCAAATTGGTTTGGGATACACAGCGAGACGAGAGTAGAGCCAAATCTTACTTTGATCAAGCTGTTCACGCTTCTCCTGATGACTG CACTGTGTTGGGATCGTATGCACACTTCATgtgggaagcagaagaggagGACGACGACGACAAAGAAGAAGTGGAGAAAGAAACATTAGCAGCAGGGGCAGCAATGATTGCAGCATACTAG